Proteins co-encoded in one Papaver somniferum cultivar HN1 chromosome 5, ASM357369v1, whole genome shotgun sequence genomic window:
- the LOC113278837 gene encoding uncharacterized protein LOC113278837 → MCQAGRGTMVKAVLNAAPMYQMSTYKIPKTLINKLDTLQSKFFWGYKTNRGHNRIAWSHLCFPKELGGLDFRDLEMLNHALLIKMAWRVCMQSDLLCVKILKAKYFKDEEFIHIQSDRKTSSWIWKDIEIGVKYLQHYTCMEVKNGRKTRNWQDNWTIGLDSKPISSCPNHLSYVYVSEIITPNSSNWNVSLLQILFEDEVVEKISRMHINIYEEDIVRWKPTKDGNFTVKSAYNKLVETRF, encoded by the coding sequence ATGTGTCAAGCTGGAAGAGGTACCATGGTCAAAGCAGTGCTTAATGCTGCCCCTATGTATCAAATGAGCACTTACAAGATTCCCAAGACCTTAATCAACAAGTTAGATACTCTTCAAAGTAAATTCTTCTGGGGTTATAAAACCAATAGGGGTCACAATCGTATTGCATGGAGTCACTTATGTTTTCCAAAAGAGTTAGGTGGTCTGGATTTCAGAGACCTTGAGATGCTTAATCATGCTCTTCTCATTAAAATGGCATGGAGAGTGTGTATGCAGTCTGATCTTCTATGTGTGAAAATTCTGAAGGCCAAATACTTTAAAGATGAAGAATTCATACATATCCAAAGTGACAGAAAAACATCAAGCTGGATTTGGAAAGACATTGAAATTGGAGTAAAGTATCTTCAACATTATACTTGCATGGAAGTTAAAAATGGCAGGAAAACTCGTAATTGGCAGGATAATTGGACCATTGGTTTGGACAGTAAACCTATTTCTTCGTGCCCTAATCATCTAAGTTATGTGTATGTCTCAGAAATAATTACTCCAAATTCTTCAAACTGGAATGTCAGTCTTCTCCAAATTCTTTTTGAAGATGAAGTGGTTGAGAAGATTTCAAGAATGCATATCAACATTTATGAAGAAGATATTGTGAGATGGAAGCCAACAAAAGATGGTAATTTTACAGTGAAAAGTGCCTACAACAAATTGGTGGAAACCAGATTCTAA